A single region of the Zygotorulaspora mrakii chromosome 4, complete sequence genome encodes:
- the APN1 gene encoding DNA-(apurinic or apyrimidinic site) lyase APN1 (similar to Saccharomyces cerevisiae APN1 (YKL114C); ancestral locus Anc_2.458), producing MSTFVRSTTSKYKFGAHISAAGGISKSILNAFNIGCNAFAMFLKSPRKWVSPQYTTEEIEKFKLHCKEYGYDPLTDILPHGQYFINLANPDIEKAEKAYDSLLDDLHRCEQLGVGLYNLHPGSSLNADHNEQIKQLAKYLNKALKETKFVKIVLENMAGTGSLIGSELQDIRNVIDLIEEKDRVGVCIDTCHTYAAGYDISTKDSFDKFWNDFDEIIGFKYLSAIHLNDSKAPLGANRDLHELLGEGFLGLEVFRLISHCDKLVNLPIILETPQKKDEGYGEEIKLLEWIETRDEDDKEVQEKNTALQAKGEKARKEQLSKFEAKKKKSTNSKRKLSAKPENSIQDQLKQHKRLKAKKE from the coding sequence atgTCTACTTTTGTTCGATCTACTACCTCTAAGTATAAGTTTGGTGCTCATATTTCTGCTGCCGGAGGAATCTCTAAGAGTATCCTCAATGCGTTCAACATCGGATGCAATGCCTTTGcaatgtttttgaaatctccAAGAAAATGGGTTTCACCACAGTATACAAcggaagaaattgaaaaatttaaattACACTGCAAAGAGTATGGTTACGATCCATTGACAGACATTCTACCGCATGGCCAATATTTCATTAATTTAGCAAACCCCGATATAGAAAAGGCAGAGAAGGCTTACGATTCCCTGCTAGATGATCTTCACAGATGTGAGCAACTGGGAGTTGGTTTATACAATTTACATCCTGGATCCTCGCTGAACGCGGATCATAATGAACAAATTAAACAATTggcaaaatatttgaataagGCCCTAAAGGAAACCAAATTTGTCAAGATTGTACTGGAAAACATGGCAGGCACTGGTAGTTTAATTGGCAGTGAATTGCAGGATATTCGAAATGTTATAGATCtaattgaagaaaaggacAGAGTAGGTGTTTGTATTGACACTTGCCATACCTATGCAGCAGGATACGATATTAGCACGAAAGATAGTTTCGATAAATTTTGGaatgattttgatgaaatcatTGGATTCAAATATTTAAGTGCAATTCATCTCAATGACTCCAAAGCTCCATTGGGCGCAAACAGGGACCTTCATGAGCTTCTCGGAGAAGGCTTTTTGGGGTTAGAAGTGTTCAGGCTTATTTCTCACTGTGACAAACTAGTGAATCTTCCAATAATTTTGGAAACTCctcagaaaaaagatgaggGATATGGAGAAGAGATCAAATTGTTGGAATGGATTGAAACCAGAGATGAAGACGATAAAGAAGtgcaagaaaagaatactGCTTTACAGGCCAAAGGTGAAAAAGCAAGGAAAGAACAACTATCCAAATTCGAggcaaaaaagaagaaatcaacaaaTAGCAAGAGAAAGCTTTCTGCGAAGCCTGAAAATTCTATTCAAGATCAACTTAAACAACATAAGAGATTGAAAGCAAAAAAGGAATGA
- the SBA1 gene encoding Hsp90 cochaperone SBA1 (similar to Saccharomyces cerevisiae SBA1 (YKL117W); ancestral locus Anc_2.455), protein MSQPKVLTPEVLWAQRSSESIPEENYLLVTIAVPDCEEPEVKVSEKTLDFSAVSKGHVGDEQPHHYKLKINFYKDVDSSKTLKKIANGQHYFLKIFKKDLGIEYWPRLTEEKVKYSYIKTDFNKWVDEDEQNSVPEAAAAAGPDFNEMLMNGNPDMEMLKQQLAQGGGGMPDLSAAGLGEELGDYENEEEEEEEK, encoded by the coding sequence ATGTCTCAACCAAAAGTATTAACCCCTGAAGTCCTATGGGCACAAAGATCAAGTGAAAGTATTCCTGAGGAGAATTATCTGCTCGTTACAATTGCAGTACCAGACTGTGAAGAACCAGAAGTTAAAGTTAGTGAAAAGACACTTGATTTTAGTGCAGTCTCGAAAGGCCATGTTGGTGACGAGCAACCACATCACTACAAACTGAAGATCAACTTTTACAAGGATGTCGATTCAAGCAAGacgttgaagaagattgCCAATGGACAGCACTATTTCTTaaagattttcaaaaaggatTTGGGAATTGAGTATTGGCCGCGTCTgactgaagaaaaagtcaAATATTCTTACATCAAAACAGATTTCAACAAGTGGGTAGATGAGGATGAGCAGAACTCGGTGCcagaagcagcagcagccGCTGGTCCAGACTTTAATGAAATGTTAATGAACGGAAACCCGGATATGGAAATGCTAAAGCAGCAATTGGCGCAAGGAGGTGGTGGAATGCCAGATCTAAGTGCTGCAGGTCTTGGCGAAGAATTAGGGGATTATGAAAacgaagaggaagaggaggaggaaAAATAA
- a CDS encoding glucose-6-phosphate 1-epimerase (similar to Saccharomyces cerevisiae YMR099C; ancestral locus Anc_2.456) produces MARHKKTENYNKHETRYFKERNLQGNQIKMSVQSNESEVILTHPDDSSCSTTILKYGATVISWKLKGDEQLWLSSGAKLDGSKPVRGGIPLVFPVFGKNASDELLSKLPQHGLARNSTWEFLGQTKSNPPTVQFALYPEIANQEMTALWPVDFSLILTVELGLEHLKTSIEVNNPSKTDSLKFNWLFHSYFRIEDVEGAFVSNLVGMKVYDQLLKETYVDKHPVITIHEEKDLIYQNVDDDRIIQIVNKGVALHTIKRINLPDAVVWNPWIEKSKSMGDFEPKSGYQHMICVEPGHVHDFITLEPGQSWKAAQLLDKTSIAFQRVEL; encoded by the coding sequence ATGGCAAGGCATAAAAAAACGGAAAACTATAACAAACACGAAACCAGATATTTTAAGGAAAGAAATTTGCAAGGGAACCAGATAAAGATGTCTGTTCAGTCCAACGAAAGCGAGGTTATCTTAACTCATCCAGATGATTCAAGCTGCTCTACCACAATTTTAAAATACGGTGCCACTGTTATAAGTTGGAAATTAAAAGGTGACGAGCAGTTGTGGCTTTCTAGTGGTGCCAAATTGGATGGATCAAAACCCGTCAGGGGTGGTATTCCATTAGTTTTCCCAGTTTTCGGTAAAAACGCTTCTGATGAGCTATTGAGCAAATTACCGCAACATGGTTTAGCAAGGAATTCCACTTGGGAATTTTTAGGTCAGACCAAGAGTAATCCACCAACAGTTCAATTCGCACTGTATCCAGAGATCGCTAACCAAGAAATGACTGCATTATGGCCAGTTGACTTTTCCCTTATTTTGACGGTTGAACTGGGCCTGGAGCACTTAAAGACATCTATTGAAGTTAATAATCCATCAAAGACTGACTCATTGAAGTTCAATTGGTTGTTTCACAGCTATTTTAGAATCGAAGATGTTGAAGGTGCCTTTGTTTCAAACCTTGTAGGCATGAAAGTTTACGATCAGTTATTAAAGGAAACTTATGTCGATAAACATCCTGTTATTACTATTCACGAGGAGAAAGACCTTATTTACCAGAATGTCGATGATGATCGTATCATTCAGATCGTCAACAAAGGCGTAGCTCTGCATACCATAAAGCGAATTAATTTGCCAGATGCCGTTGTCTGGAATCCatggattgaaaaatcaaaatcgATGGGAGATTTTGAACCTAAGTCAGGTTATCAGCATATGATTTGCGTGGAGCCGGGTCACGTACACGATTTCATTACTCTTGAACCAGGTCAGTCGTGGAAAGCGGCACAGTTGTTAGACAAAACTTCCATAGCTTTCCAACGTGTCGAATTGTGA
- the PRR1 gene encoding serine/threonine protein kinase PRR1 (similar to Saccharomyces cerevisiae PRR1 (YKL116C); ancestral locus Anc_2.457) — translation MTNRQDEFPPAPKLKQNEFANDDTINRSQVVDEAIAFGDRTPLALVIPKFDSVNMLPTPMTYTPPSSQQRSPLGHSLNVPKRRGEVNLLQRFENGSQLRVVSELPPFADPLQKRISSLPTVSETSSTADVERAAPSFNDTESDDDILTGYLLDDLTTPLKWRRVEEIGSGNFSTVYLYHSLRPVDYKFKQVCVKRIKFPKELLDENVRGQILYTDLLSRLESSLTRELAILKSLNHPCIVKLYGVNNPILIESKKPLRNLMLKNKQLPRCDMIMSYCPGGDLLMAAASCNGNLELWLIQRIFAELVIAVQYLHENFVIHRDLKLENVLLKYSLNEIYNMKDSIDFTHKNIIELADFGLCKKIEAGELCTARCGSEDYVSPEILMGVPYDGRLSDTWALGVILYGLLEDRLPFDAPPNSSSRQRNRATSHRIARYDWKWVRLASEDLKAKEIVENTLTRKSHRWDINKIFLSAFVKDTAISLIFQHRNVQQKKKEIE, via the coding sequence ATGACAAACCGACAAGATGAGTTCCCACCAGCTCCAAAGCTAAagcaaaatgaatttgCGAATGATGATACAATAAATCGCTCCCAGGTGGTTGATGAAGCAATAGCGTTTGGCGATAGGACTCCATTAGCGCTCGTTATCCCAAAGTTTGATTCCGTAAACATGCTGCCGACTCCCATGACTTATACACCCCCGTCATCACAACAAAGATCACCACTAGGTCACAGTCTAAATGTACCAAAAAGAAGGGGTGAGGTGAATCTTTTGCagagatttgaaaatggcTCTCAGCTGAGGGTTGTCTCTGAACTACCACCATTTGCGGATCCTCTGCAGAAGAGGATTAGTTCGCTTCCGACAGTTAGCGAAACCTCGTCAACAGCAGACGTAGAACGCGCTGCTCCTTCCTTCAATGACACAGAAAGCGACGATGATATTTTGACAGGATATCTGCTTGATGATCTAACTACACCGCTTAAATGGAGAagagttgaagaaattggtTCAGGTAATTTCAGCACCGTTTATCTTTACCACTCTCTGAGACCCGTGGATTATAAATTTAAACAAGTTTGTGTGAAGAGAATTAAATTTCCTAAGGAACTGTTGGATGAAAATGTGAGAGGGCAGATACTGTATACAGATTTGCTGTCACGATTGGAAAGCTCTTTGACCAGAGAATTggcaattttgaaatctttgaatcaCCCCTGTATCGTGAAACTATATGGTGTTAATAATCCTATTCTTATCGAAAGTAAGAAACCGTTGAGGAATttaatgttgaaaaataagCAACTCCCTCGTTGCGATATGATCATGTCTTACTGCCCGGGTGGAGATCTGTTAATGGCAGCCGCTAGCTGCAATGGAAACCTAGAACTATGGTtgattcaaagaatttttgcAGAGCTTGTAATAGCAGTCCAATATTTGCACGAGAACTTTGTTATTCATAGAGATTTAAAGTTGGAAAACGTGCTTCTCAAGTACTCActgaatgaaatatataataTGAAAGATTCCATTGACTTCACCcacaaaaatataattgAGTTGGCTGACTTTGGCCTCTGTAAAAAGATTGAAGCTGGCGAATTATGTACCGCAAGATGTGGCTCTGAAGATTATGTGTCACCTGAAATTTTAATGGGGGTGCCCTATGATGGCCGTTTAAGTGATACCTGGGCATTAGGTGTCATATTATATGGTTTACTCGAAGATAGATTACCATTTGATGCACCTCCAAACTCCTCTTCAAGACAAAGAAATAGAGCAACATCACACAGAATTGCAAGGTACGATTGGAAATGGGTTAGATTGGCTAGTGAAGATCTCAAAGCCAAAGAGATTGTGGAAAATACTCTCACAAGAAAAAGTCATAGGTGGGACATAAATAAGATATTCCTGTCAGCATTCGTCAAGGATACGGCTATTTCgctgatttttcaacataGAAATGTacagcaaaagaaaaaggaaatagAGTAA